atgtgccaccacacctggctagtttaaaaaactttttttagagctggggtcttgctatgtttcctgaACGGGtcctgaactcttggcctcaaggaatcctcctgcctcagcctccaggaatgttgggattacagatgtgagccattttGCCCAGCCTGGGAACTTAATGAGATTATCAGATGCAAAAATGTTTACCAATAGAGAAATTTGAAAACCAGGCAAAAGAAGGCATGGTTGTATAATTGTGGAGAATTCATTCTATGGGGCATTCCCCATTTACAATACTTCCCTTCCCTAATATGAAAAGATttctctaggctgggcatggtggctcacacctgtaatcccagcactttggaaggccaaagcaggaggattgcttgaggcctggagcccgagaccagcctgggcaacatagcaagactccatctctacaaaaaattagctaggcttagTGGCACACAGCTGGCACACAGTCCCAGCtgcttaagaggctgaggcaggaggatcacttgagctcagacggacaaggctgcagtgagccgtgatagcaccactgcactctagcctggacggcagagctagaccctgtctctaaaattaaaaaaaagaagatgccgctgggcgcggtggctcatgcctgtaatcccagcactttgggaagctgaggcgggcggatcacatgaggtcaggagttcgagaccagcctgaccaacatggagaaacctcatctctactaaaagtacaaaattagccaggcttggtggcgcatgcctgtaatctcagctactagggaggccgaggcaggagaattgcttgaacctgggaggcggaggttgcggtgagccaagatcacgccattgcactccagcctgggcaacaagagcaaaactccacctcaaaaaaaaaaaaaaaaaaaaagaagatgcccCTGATTTATCAAATGGGAAAACCAAGCTTCCAAATAGCGTGTGCTGGCACCTGAGTTACAAGGCACAGGGTTCCAGGAGCAGTTCCCTGAGCTCCCTCCCAGGAGAAGCCCATGTAAGAGGCAACTCAGTCCCACATCTGTGATGGGAATTCCTGGTTCAGGATCTGCCAGagagtttcagctttctctggACAGGCCCCCATGATCCCTGAGCCCCTGATCTGTGGTCATCTGGCCTTTCGTTGGTCCTCAACAGCTGAGGGGACACTTCCAGCTTCCCAGAGTCTTCCTCACCATGGGCCCAAAAGTGGACTTTGTGTACACCTCCAGGTTTGTATTTCATGTCAGACTCTTCCAAACTTCCTTTCAAATTTAGTgaaaggccgggagtggtggctcacgcctgtaatcccaacactttgggaggctgagataagcagatcacttcaggtcaggagtttgagaccagcctggccaatgtggtcaaaccccatctctactaaaaatacaaaaattagctaggtgtggtggcgcatgactgtaatcccagttactctggaggctgaggcaggagaatcacttgaacccgggaggcggaggttgcagtgagccgagatcgtgccactacactccagcctgggcaacagagcaaggctctccatcttggaaaaaaaaaaaaaaaaaacaaactaagtgAAACTCTTCCAGCCATACCCTGTGGTACTTTAAGAAATCAAGACAAGCTTCTTATTTGGATAACCATAGAGAAAAAGCACATGGCCCAGCAAGCACTGCGACAGTCACAAAGCTCAACTTTGATGGCAATGATGGTGTCAGTGACTTTTCCATAATGCGTGTTATGAATTGTGTGCTTTGAAAAACACTGTCACTTCTGATGAAGTTCGGTGCCCCTGCGAGCCTGGGGCTCCACTCCAAGCTGGGCCCTGCTGGCTACGTGCCTCCTGCCTCCCACACCAGGCCCCTTGGCTGGCCTGTCCGTGGTGAgaccctggctcatgcctgtaatcccaacactttgggaggctgaggcaagatgattgcttgagcccaggagttcaagaccagcctgggcaacatagcgagacctcgtctctacaaataattttttttttaatttgccgtgtgtggtggtgcgtccctgtggtcccagctacttggaaggctgaggcagaaggatcgctgaagcctgggtggttgaggctgcatgaGCCGTCATAGTACTACTGcattctagcttgggcaacagagcaaaactccatctcaaaaaaaatagggAGGGGTCCTAGTGAGACCCTGGTACCCACCCCATCCCTGTCTTCCTCTTCAGATGGCCATGCTGACTGTCATAGAGCAGCCAGTACCTCCAACACCAGCTACCCCTGAGGACCCTGCCCCGCTCTGGGGCCCCCCTCCTGCCCAGGGCAACCCCGGAGATGGAGGCCTCCAGGGTGAGTGTCAGACTCAGACTCCCCTGTGGGAATGAGCAGTGGGTTGGGAATCGGGGAAGTGGGATTCTGGTCCCCACCCTGTCACTGACTGCCAACTTAACCCTCTAGtgggcctcagtcttcccatTTCCCGTTTCTTAGACCCGCCTAAGAGGACCGTCTCCTGGGACTCCTGAATGCTGCAGTCCCTGGAGACCAAGCAGCCCCAGCAGACCCTGCCTGGAGGTCGGGGGGAGCTGGGAGTGGGGATTCTGGATGAGCCTCCCTCCTCCAGGCCCAGCGGGGACACTGACCTCTGCCTACCCCCCCACCCCAGGGCTGCCAGGAGCCATAGAGAGTGTGAGGGTCCCGCTGCTTCCCCGAAATGGTAGGTGCTGGTTGgggggctggggccagggtggGGGTCAAGAGCAGATGTGGAGCTGCCAGTCTGATATGCTTTACCCCCCAGACCAAGTCGGTGCTTGGGGGCTTCCCGGGCCCACCGGCCCCAAGGGAGATGCCGGCAGTCGGGGCCCAATGGGGATGAGAGGCCCACCAGGTGAGTGCCCGCAATGCTGCCCCACAGCTCCTCTGGCCATCCCCTCCACCAGGTGGGCCCTTCCCTGCTCCTGACATGGCCAGGATGACCTGGGCCCTTTCATCTACTTGCCTCTTCACTCAGCACCCCACCAGGGAGTGCCCTGCCCACGCCTGGGCTCCATGAAATCCTCTCTTATGTTCACTGACCCACATTCCCTGGGCACCTACACTTATCAGGCTCTGAGCTGGGCACTGGGTGGGGTCAGACATGTCCCTGCCCTTCTGGAGCTTCCATACTGCTGGGAGCAGGGCTGGGCAGAGGAGAAGCAGCAATGCTTGCCCCATGTGACCAGGGTTTCTATGAGGGGTTTTGGGGGTTTGGGAGCCCCAAGGAAGGAAGACTCAGCCTGGACGAGGTGGAGAACTAGGTGCTGTGCTCATCCCCCTGTTAGACTACCAGGCAGCCTAGCAGCCTAGGCCTGTGGACTCTGGGGCCCTCTCTCATGCCCACTGCTCCAGGCTGCCTTGTCCTGTCGCTCAAGGCCACCCTGGGCCTCCTTGCTTCCTGTATACCCACAAATCCGTGTGATTCCATTGCAGGTCCACAGGGCCCCCCAGGGAGCCCTGGCCGGGCTGGAGCTGTGGGCACCCCTGGAGAGAGGGGACCTCCTGGGCCACCAGGGCCTCCTGGCCCCCCTGGGCCCCCAGCACCTGTTGGGCCACCCCATGCCCGGATCTCCCAGCATGGTGAGTCCCCCAGGGAtcccagcaggtggaggtgggggtggagtaGCCATCAGCACAGTGCCCGCTACCATCTGCCACGTGCCTTCTGTGTGCCAGCCCTGCTCACGATAGGCCACATGTGACCCAGTCCTCCAGCAGGCGCCGTTGTCCTCCTGTGGTTACAGGTGAGGAACACTGAGGACCAGAGAGGGAAGGTGGCTTGCCAGGGTCCCACAGCCTGGGCGTAGGGGAACGGCTTCAAACCCAGGCTGCCTCCAGAACCTGTGCTTAGAGCCACCGGGCATCAGGCCCTCCCAAGCCTTGGAACTGGCTGGAATCCAGTTCTCGGAGCACTGGGACGCAAAAGACCCGGCAGCAGGAAGTGAGTCCTGAACTCCCAAGGCCACAGGCCCGGCCCCTCCTCCAGGCCCTGACGTGCGTCCTTGGCTTCTTCCCTTTGGCAGCCCAGCCTGACCTGCCCATGGGCTGCCAGGGGTCAGAGTGTGGAGCGCCAGGTTTCAGCCTCTTCTCCACTGTGTTTTTGGTGCACAACCCAGcacaccattcattcattctgccaTCCCAGCATTCATTCCATCTCACTATCCATACAATGGGGACAATGACAGTGCCAGCCTCCCAGAGCTGCGTAACATCCATGTACAgaagcctggcacacagtaggtggtGGATAAATGGTATCTTTTATTGTCATTCCCATTTGACAGGTGACAGTACAGGCTCTGAAAAGTAGAAAGTGTTGCTGGATGTCACCAGCTGGATTGCAGTGGGGTTAGAACCCACATCTCCCTGCCTCCTGGTCTTGCGGGACCAACACTCTCCACACTCCTCACCCTGGAGCAGGTGCCCAGGTGGTACCAGCCATGCTGCAGGCTGCCCCATAGGGCAGTCCAAGCTGTCTTGGCAGAGGTGGCAGGTGAAGACTAACCACCCCACTCTACCCAGCTCTACTCACTCATCATCTTTGCTCACCCAGGAGACCCATTGCTGTCCAACACCTTCACTGAGACCAACAACCACTGGCCCCAGGGACCCACTGGGCCTCCAGGCCCTCCAGGGCCCATGGGTAAGTTGAGTCCAGGCCAGGGGTAAAGGGTGAAGTTGGTAGATGGCAGAGGGAATAGGGTTTGTGGCTATCAGGAGGGAGCTGATGGGGCACTTCCTGAGATTGTACTTTGTTCCGGCCCTTAGGACATCCTGTCTTTTTCCAGGTCCCCCTGGGCCTCCTGGCCCCACAGGTGTCCCTGGGAGTCCTGGTCACATAGTGAGTAGTTCTCCTTGTACTCTCACCCATGTGTCTGTCCATCTTTCCATCTATGCATACATCCATACATCTGTCCATCATCCACCCTtgtatccatctatccatccatccattcatccttccattcattcattcaacaagtatttattgagcacttaatatgCAAAGTACCTTCCATAAATCTTATTCAATCCAAGTAATGAGAACCATGTGTGGTTATCACCTAAGACCAAGAAAAGTGGAGATTCTTGTGCCAGCACATGGCAATGAGCTGTGGTGGGACTGTCTGACTCCAGGATCAGATCTTTTAACACTGAGCTGTATGAACTGACTGCGGTGTGCTGGGTGTATGGTGAAGAACCCAGAGGCCCAGACCAAGCTTGAGCGCCCTCCCCAACACCTCTGTTCCCAAGCCCCTGCCCACTCCATCCTGCCCCAACACAAGGCTGAGGCCCTGTCCTGTTGCTCAGGGACCCCCAGGCCCCACTGGACCCAAAGGAATCTCTGGCCACCCAGGAGAGAAGGGCGAGAGAGTGAGTACCCAGGTGGCCCCAGGTGGGGGAATTCTGGGGAGTCCTGAGGGCCCCAGGTCAGAGTCCTCAACAGCTGACACCATTCGTCTCCTCCCTCTTACACAGGGACTGCGTGGGGAGCCTGGCCCCCAAGGCTCTGCTGGGCAGCGGGTAAGTGTTGCTGTCTGTCCCGCATTCATCCCTGCAGGATCCCATAGTCCCAGATTCCTCCTGTGACTCCATCCCCTGCAACCAGAGCTTCTAACCCTCCCTGTCTTGTCATTTATTCTCAGATGCTCCCTGTCTCTGAGACTCATTGTCCTCTTTGGATTaggctgcctctgtctctctcactctggctctctgtttctctgtatctctctctttccctctgtaTGTCTGTCTCTTTGACTCTGTATTTCATTTACACTCTATCTCTCCAATTCTGATTGTAGATCTGttcatttctctctttaattTGGTCAATTTTGCTTTACGTATTTTGAGTCTTTGTTATTAGGTGCATTCACATTTAGTATTTTAATGTCTCCTTGGTCATTTTATCTTTATGAAATTAATATCTTTATCTCTGATAATACTTGCCTTGAATCGACTTTGTGTGCTTTTAATAGCACACCAGCTTTCTTATGCTTGGTATTTGCatgttatatctttttttatcctttttttttcaacctgtaactttatatttaaagtgcatcatggctgggtgtggtggctcacacctgtaatcccagcactgtgggaggccgacgaaggtggatcgtttgagctcaggagttcaagaccagcttgggcaacatgacaaaactctgtctttatataaaaatatgtatataaattttattaaatgtaagaAAGTgtggaccgggcacggtggcttacgcctgtaatcctagcactttggggggctgagacaggtggatcacctgaggtcagaagttcaagaccagcctggtcaacatggtgaaaccccgtctctactaaatatacaaaaattagccaggcatggtggtaggcacctgtaatcccagctactcgggaggctgaggcagaagaattgcttgaacccgggaggcagaggttgcacctCTGAGATCTGAGCTGAGCTCA
Above is a genomic segment from Pan troglodytes isolate AG18354 chromosome 23, NHGRI_mPanTro3-v2.0_pri, whole genome shotgun sequence containing:
- the EMID1 gene encoding EMI domain-containing protein 1 isoform X7, which translates into the protein MGGPRAWALLCLGLLLPGGGAAWSIGAAPFSGRRNWCSYVVTRTISCHVQNGTYLQRVLQNCPWPMSCPGSSYRTVVRPTYKVMYKIVTAREWRCCPGHSGVSCEEVAGSSASLEPMWSGSTMRRMAIRPTAFSGCLNCSKVSELTERLKVLEAKMAMLTVIEQPVPPTPATPEDPAPLWGPPPAQGNPGDGGLQGLPGAIESVRVPLLPRNDQVGAWGLPGPTGPKGDAGSRGPMGMRGPPGPQGPPGSPGRAGAVGTPGERGPPGPPGPPGPPGPPAPVGPPHARISQHGDPLLSNTFTETNNHWPQGPTGPPGPPGPMGPPGPPGPTGVPGSPGHIGPPGPTGPKGISGHPGEKGERGLRGEPGPQGSAGQRGEPGPKGDPGEKSHWAPSLQSFLQQQAQLELLARRVTLLEAIIWPG
- the EMID1 gene encoding EMI domain-containing protein 1 isoform X5, translated to MGGPRAWALLCLGLLLPGGGAAWSIGAAPFSGRRNWCSYVVTRTISCHVQNGTYLQRVLQNCPWPMSCPGSSYRTVVRPTYKVMYKIVTAREWRCCPGHSGVSCEEVAGSSASLEPMWSGSTMRRMAIRPTAFSGCLNCSKVSELTERLKVLEAKMAMLTVIEQPVPPTPATPEDPAPLWGPPPAQGNPGDGGLQGLPGAIESVRVPLLPRNDQVGAWGLPGPTGPKGDAGSRGPMGMRGPPGPQGPPGSPGRAGAVGTPGERGPPGPPGPPGPPGPPAPVGPPHARISQHGDPLLSNTFTETNNHWPQGPTGPPGPPGPMGPPGPPGPTGVPGSPGHIGPPGPTGPKGISGHPGEKGERGLRGEPGPQGSAGQRGEPGPKGDPGEKSHWNQSWGLGRALPAQAPPASFGARGADIQPTTGSWPPGAGTREAEGGGGP